A DNA window from Armatimonadota bacterium contains the following coding sequences:
- the glgX gene encoding glycogen debranching protein GlgX produces MTEVWPGRPYPLGATWDGLGVNFALYSEHGERVELVLFDHPDDPQGRALPLPERTGPVWHGYLPHLRPGQLYGYRVWGPYWPQAGHRFNPRKLLLDPYAKAVGRPLRWHDSLFGYRLGDPRADLVASEEDSASWAPLGAVVEDAFEWGDDRPPRIPWEETIIYETHVKGISKLHPEVPQELRGTYLGLASDPILDHLKCLGVTTIELMPVQAFVNDRHLVDQGLSNYWGYNPLAYFAPEPTYAAWGPTGAVREFKMMVRALHARGLEVLIDVVYNHTGEGNHLGPTLSFRGIDNYAYYKLAEDPRYYADYTGTGNTLNPGNPYVLQLITDSLRYWVEQMHVDGFRFDLAAALAREFYDVNMLAAFFKVIQQDPVLARVKLIAEPWDVGEGGYQVGNFPWLWAEWNGRYRDAVRRFWRGDPGTLGEFAVRVAGSSDLYARSGRRPYASVNFVTAHDGFTLEDLVSYERKHNEANREGNRDGAEENYSTNCGVEGPSDDPRVLACREETKRCLISTLLLSQGVPMLLGGDELSRTQQGNNNAYCQDNELSWYHWDLDERRQRFLEFVRRVIAFRRSHPTFRRRHFLSGQPHPGGDRDVLWVHPEGREMTAQDWKTSQPQALGMLLNGRMIREVDDRGRTLGDDTLLVIFNTEGVRRFTLPQPPQGRGWELVLPLDTARGRQTPLSPGSSLLLQSRQVRVLRESPSG; encoded by the coding sequence ATGACGGAAGTGTGGCCCGGACGGCCGTACCCGCTGGGCGCCACCTGGGACGGCCTGGGTGTCAACTTCGCCCTCTACAGCGAGCACGGCGAGCGGGTGGAGCTGGTCCTGTTCGACCACCCCGACGACCCTCAGGGTCGTGCGCTACCCCTTCCCGAGCGGACGGGTCCGGTCTGGCACGGCTATCTTCCCCACCTGCGTCCGGGTCAGCTCTACGGCTACCGGGTTTGGGGTCCCTACTGGCCTCAGGCCGGACACCGCTTCAACCCCCGCAAGCTCCTCCTGGACCCCTACGCCAAGGCCGTCGGCCGGCCCCTGCGCTGGCACGACAGCCTCTTTGGCTACCGCCTGGGCGACCCCCGGGCAGACCTGGTGGCCAGCGAGGAGGACAGCGCCTCCTGGGCCCCCCTGGGAGCGGTGGTCGAGGACGCCTTCGAGTGGGGGGACGACCGGCCTCCCCGCATCCCCTGGGAGGAGACCATTATCTACGAGACGCACGTCAAGGGTATCAGCAAGCTTCACCCGGAGGTCCCCCAGGAGCTGCGCGGAACTTACCTCGGCCTGGCTTCCGATCCCATCCTGGATCACCTGAAGTGCCTGGGTGTTACCACCATAGAACTCATGCCAGTCCAGGCCTTTGTCAACGACCGCCACCTGGTGGACCAGGGGCTGTCCAACTACTGGGGGTACAATCCCCTGGCCTACTTCGCGCCCGAGCCCACCTATGCTGCCTGGGGGCCGACCGGCGCCGTGCGGGAGTTCAAGATGATGGTCCGCGCCCTGCATGCCCGTGGCCTGGAGGTCCTCATCGACGTGGTTTACAACCACACCGGGGAAGGGAATCACCTGGGTCCCACCCTCTCCTTCCGGGGTATTGACAACTACGCCTATTACAAGCTGGCCGAGGACCCTCGCTACTACGCCGACTACACCGGTACCGGCAACACCCTGAACCCGGGGAACCCCTATGTCCTTCAGTTGATCACCGACAGCCTGCGCTACTGGGTGGAGCAGATGCACGTGGATGGATTCCGCTTCGATCTGGCCGCGGCCCTGGCGCGGGAATTCTACGACGTCAACATGCTGGCGGCGTTCTTCAAGGTGATCCAGCAGGACCCGGTTCTGGCCAGGGTCAAGCTCATCGCCGAGCCCTGGGACGTGGGAGAGGGGGGCTACCAGGTGGGGAACTTCCCCTGGCTGTGGGCTGAGTGGAACGGTCGGTACCGGGACGCCGTCCGCCGGTTCTGGCGAGGCGACCCTGGGACGCTGGGGGAGTTCGCCGTCCGCGTCGCTGGCAGCAGCGACCTCTATGCTCGCAGCGGCCGACGCCCTTACGCGTCGGTCAACTTCGTCACCGCTCATGACGGGTTCACCCTGGAAGACCTGGTCAGCTATGAGCGCAAGCACAACGAAGCCAACAGAGAGGGCAATCGGGACGGTGCTGAGGAGAACTACAGCACCAACTGCGGCGTGGAGGGCCCCAGCGACGATCCCCGGGTGCTGGCCTGCCGGGAAGAGACGAAACGCTGCCTGATCAGCACCCTGCTCCTCTCCCAGGGCGTGCCCATGTTGCTAGGCGGTGACGAGCTCTCCCGCACCCAGCAGGGCAACAACAACGCCTACTGCCAGGACAACGAGCTGAGCTGGTACCACTGGGACCTGGACGAGCGGAGGCAACGCTTCCTGGAGTTCGTCCGCCGGGTCATCGCCTTCCGCCGCAGCCACCCCACCTTCCGCCGGCGCCACTTCCTCAGCGGCCAGCCCCACCCCGGCGGAGATAGAGATGTGCTGTGGGTACACCCGGAGGGACGGGAGATGACAGCACAGGACTGGAAGACCTCCCAGCCGCAGGCGCTGGGGATGCTGCTCAACGGGCGCATGATCCGCGAAGTGGATGACCGGGGCAGGACGCTTGGCGACGACACCCTGCTGGTGATCTTCAACACCGAGGGAGTCCGGCGCTTCACCCTCCCGCAGCCCCCTCAGGGGCGAGGTTGGGAGCTGGTCCTGCCCCTGGATACAGCTCGCGGCCGGCAGACACCGCTGTCCCCGGGCAGCTCCCTGCTGCTCCAGTCTCGCCAGGTCAGGGTGCTGCGGGAGAGCCCATCAGGCTGA